The genomic segment CATCCTGGCCGGCTCCGGCTACCACGACCGGGAACGCAGCGAGAAGCTGCGCGCCGCGCTCGCCGCCTACACCGCGGGCGGCGGCCGGGTCGCCGTGGTCAGCCAGCACCGGTTCGACGTGGACACCGTGCTGCCGGACAACCAGGGCGGCGCCCGCGCGCTCGGTCGTGCCCTGCTGGAACTCGGCCACCACGAGTTCGCCCTGGTCACCGGGCCGGAACACCTGCTGACCGTGCGGGACCGGTACCTCGGCTTCCGGCACGAACTCGGCCGGGCCGCGGCGAAGCTGCCCAACCACCGGGTCGCGGACGGCGGCTTCACCCGGGACGGCGGGTACGCGGCGGTCCGGCAACTGCACGAGTCCGGTGCCCTGCGCGAGGTCAGCTGCGTGGTGGCGCTCTCCGACGTGATGGCGATCGGTGCCCTCGCCGCGCTGCGCGACCTCGGCATCCGGGTGCCGGACGACGTCTCGCTCGCCGGCTTCGACGACATCCCGACCGTACGGGACCTCACCCCGCCGCTGTCCACGGTGCGGCTGCCGCTCGCCGAGATGGGCGCCCGCGCCCTGGACCTGGCCCTCACCAGCCGGGACGACCAGGCGCCGCAGGTGATCCGGATCGACGCCGAGGTGGTGCTGCGGGACAGCACCGCCGCGCTGGTCCGGCCGGTCGCGCCGATCCCGGCGACCCGGCAGGTACGCGACGGTGCCGCCGCGCTCGGTCCCGCCCGCGGCGCCACGACCGGACTGGAGAGCTGACGTGATCGCGTTCGCCACCCTCGGCTGCCCCGGGCTGCCGCTCCCCGAGGTGATCGAGCTGGCCACCGCGACCGGCTGTACCGGCATCGAGTTCCGCTACGCCGACGGCGAGCCGGTGCACCCCGGCCGGTCCGCCGCCGAGCTGACCGAGATCCGGGACCGGCTCGCCGCGGCCGGGCTCACCGCGCTGGCGCTCGACTCGTACATCCGGGTGGCCGGCCCGGGGGACGACGGCGAGGTGGTGGCCGACCTGCGCCGGTACCTGGCGGCGGCCGTCGCGGTCGGCGCCTCGTACGTGCGGGTGTTTCCCGGCGGCGGCGAGCCGGACCGGGCCGCCGACGACCGGGCGGTACGCAGGCTCGCCGCGGTGGCCCCCGCCGCCGCCGACGCGGGCGTCGGCGTGCTGCTGGAGACGCACGACTCGCACCGCCGGGCGCAGGACGCGGTCCGGGTGGTCGCCGCCGCCGCGGACCGTGCCGGGGTGTCCGCCACCGACGGGGTCCCGCTCGGGGTGATCTGGGACGTGCTGCACACCTGGCTCGGCGGCGAGACACCCGCCGCCTCCGCCGCCCTGGTCTCGCCGTGGCTCGGATACGTGCAGCTCAAGGACGTCGGATCGGCCGGGGACAACTCGCCGGTACCGCCGGGTGCCGGCGTGCTGCCGCTGCCCGAGGTGCTGGCCCAGCTGCGCCGGCGGGACTACGCCGGGCCGCTGTCGCTGGAGTGGGAGCGTGCCTGGCATCCCGAGGCCGCGCCGCTCGCCGAGGTGCTCCCCGGCTACGCCGACCTGGTTCGCGGCGCCGCCGAAACCCCGATCACCCGCTGACCGCCGCGGGACCGATCACGGCGTACCGATCACGGGCCGGCCCGCCGGGCGGGTGACCGCGGCCGTGCCGGTCGGCCCGGCCTCGCCCGGCTGGCCCGGCGGGCACCGCTGGCCGGGCTGGCACCGCTGGCCGGGCTGGCACCGCTGGCCGGGCTGGCACCGCTGGCGCGGCGGACGCGGTCAGCGGAGCCGGCGAGCGGCGACGATGCCGAGCGCGAGGCAGCCGGCGGCGACCGGCAGCTCGCAGCAGCCGGCCAGCAGCAGCGCCTGGTCGAGATCGCCGCCGGGTGCGGAGGTCAGTACGTCGAACCAGGCGTCGATGACGAGCATGGTCGCGGTGGCGGTCGCCGTGACCACGACCCCGCGGTGCCGGCGCCAGGCCAGCCAGCCGGTCGCGGCCAGGCCGAGCGCGAGCAGCACGTCGAAGCCGACCCAGGCGAGCGACCAGTTGTGTGCCCGGGCGCTGCTCGGCAGGGTCCGGGACAGGATCGCGAGCCACGGCACCATCGCCGCTGCCGCCACCGCGAAAGCCGCTCCGACCAGCCGAAACGTTCGTGTACCCGGCGCCATCGGGCCTCCTCGTGTCGTTCCGGGTCCACGCTAGCAAACAACAGAGGTTTCTCTGCAAACAAAAGTCTGTAGATGTAACCTAGGGGACATGCCCGAGCCGATACGGCACCGAGTCGCCGATCCGGAGACGCTGAAGGCGCTCACCCACCCGCTGCGCCGGCGCATCCTCAGGGAGATCGACCGGGACGGCACGGTCACCTCCACCACGCTCGCCGAGCGCCTCGGGCAGAACACCGGCACCCTCAGCTACCACCTGCGCCAGCTGGAGCGGTACGGGTACATCGAGGACCTGCCCGAGCGGGGCAACGGGCGGGAACGCTGGTGGCGACGCACCAACACCAGCTGGCGGACCGCGGACCCGGACACCCTCGACGAGGCCGGCCGCGACCTGGTCGAGCAGGTCACCCGGCGCCGGCTCGCCGAGGACGCGCACGACATCGGCACGCTGGTCGACAACCTCGTCACGCACTGGGAGCGGGACAAGCCGATGACCACCTGGTCGCGCGCCGGCACCCACCTGTCACCGGAGCAGTTCCGCGCCTTCGAGGCCGAATACCTGGAACTCGTACACCGGTACGCGCAGCGCGTCGACGAGGCGCCCCCCGGCGCCCGGCCGGTCCGGATTCGCTGGTTCGCCTACCCCGAACCGGACGACGACGCCGAACCGGGCTAGGGCGCTGTGTGGCGAGCGCCCCGGGCGCGTCACTCGGCCGCGGCGGCGGTGACCGCCGCGGTGTCGTCGACCTGGCGGGTGCGGAACCGGGGCAACCGGCCCTGGCGCCGCTCGATCAGATGCGCGAGGCGGGTGATCAGCCAGTTGACGATCATGTACATCGCGGCCACGACCAGATAGGTCTGGATCGGCGCGTGCACGTACTCGCCGAGGATCTTGCCGGAGTAGAGCAGCTCGGAGTAGGTCACCACGTAGCCGAGCGTGGAGTCCTTCAGCAGGTTGATCAGCTGCACCAGCAGCAGCGGCAGCAGTGGCCGGATCACCTGGGGCAACACCACCAACCGCATCGCCTGCCCGTACCGCATGCCGATCGCGTACGCGGCCTCGGTCTGGCCGCGTGGCAGCGCCAGGATGCCGGCCCGGAACACCTCGGCGATGGTGGCCGAGCCGGTCAGGCAGATCGGTACCGCGAGCTTCCAGATCGTCGGCAGGTTGATCCCGACCGGCGGCAGCGCCAGCAGGAAAACCAGGATCAGCAGCATCGTCGGCAGCGACCGGAAGATCTCGGTGAACGCCACCGCCGGCCAGGACACCCAGCGGCGTTTCGACAGCCGGCCGAGCGCGATCGCCGCGCCCGCCGGCATCGAGATCACCGTGCACAGCAGCGTCACCAGGATCGTGTACTTCAACCCGTTGAGCAGGAAGCTCAGGATCGGCCACTGGGTGAACGGCTGCCACTTGTCGGCGGCCAGCTGGCCGTGCACCGCGAACTGCCGGACCGCGAGCAGCAGCAGCGCCGCCAGCGCCAGCGCCGCGAGGACCGTGGCCACCACGATCCGGCGCCGCCCACGCGGCCCCGGACGGTCGAACAGCACCGGCTCGACGCCCCTCATGCCACGCTCCTCACGCCGGATCCGCCACCGCGCCGGGTCATCGCTGGAACCTGACCCGCCGCTCGATCATGCCGAAGATGTACGCGCTGCCCAGCGTCACCACGATGTACAGCACCGCGGCGCAGCCGTACCAGACCAGCGGTGAGCCGACCGAGAGGCTCAGCACCTTCGTCGCGTAGGTGAGTTCCTGCGCGCCGACCGCCGCGCACAGCGACGTGCCGAGCACCACGCCGATGAACACGTTGCCGAACGGCTGCACCATCGCCCGGAACGCCTGCGGCAGCACCACGTAGCGCAGCGACTGGCCGAACGTGAACCCGATCGCGCGGGCCGCCTCGACCTGCCCGAACG from the Actinocatenispora thailandica genome contains:
- a CDS encoding ArsR/SmtB family transcription factor — protein: MPEPIRHRVADPETLKALTHPLRRRILREIDRDGTVTSTTLAERLGQNTGTLSYHLRQLERYGYIEDLPERGNGRERWWRRTNTSWRTADPDTLDEAGRDLVEQVTRRRLAEDAHDIGTLVDNLVTHWERDKPMTTWSRAGTHLSPEQFRAFEAEYLELVHRYAQRVDEAPPGARPVRIRWFAYPEPDDDAEPG
- a CDS encoding sugar phosphate isomerase/epimerase family protein, producing MIAFATLGCPGLPLPEVIELATATGCTGIEFRYADGEPVHPGRSAAELTEIRDRLAAAGLTALALDSYIRVAGPGDDGEVVADLRRYLAAAVAVGASYVRVFPGGGEPDRAADDRAVRRLAAVAPAAADAGVGVLLETHDSHRRAQDAVRVVAAAADRAGVSATDGVPLGVIWDVLHTWLGGETPAASAALVSPWLGYVQLKDVGSAGDNSPVPPGAGVLPLPEVLAQLRRRDYAGPLSLEWERAWHPEAAPLAEVLPGYADLVRGAAETPITR
- a CDS encoding amino acid ABC transporter permease, yielding MRGVEPVLFDRPGPRGRRRIVVATVLAALALAALLLLAVRQFAVHGQLAADKWQPFTQWPILSFLLNGLKYTILVTLLCTVISMPAGAAIALGRLSKRRWVSWPAVAFTEIFRSLPTMLLILVFLLALPPVGINLPTIWKLAVPICLTGSATIAEVFRAGILALPRGQTEAAYAIGMRYGQAMRLVVLPQVIRPLLPLLLVQLINLLKDSTLGYVVTYSELLYSGKILGEYVHAPIQTYLVVAAMYMIVNWLITRLAHLIERRQGRLPRFRTRQVDDTAAVTAAAAE
- a CDS encoding LacI family DNA-binding transcriptional regulator, with the protein product MARQAGVSVATASRVLNGGNRVVRPQLRDKVLAAASELHYTPNAHAQALAGSHTASVGLVLHDVSDPYFAAIAGGAMRRATEHDMLVMMSCTFRDPDRELAYVRMLHQQRAQAIILAGSGYHDRERSEKLRAALAAYTAGGGRVAVVSQHRFDVDTVLPDNQGGARALGRALLELGHHEFALVTGPEHLLTVRDRYLGFRHELGRAAAKLPNHRVADGGFTRDGGYAAVRQLHESGALREVSCVVALSDVMAIGALAALRDLGIRVPDDVSLAGFDDIPTVRDLTPPLSTVRLPLAEMGARALDLALTSRDDQAPQVIRIDAEVVLRDSTAALVRPVAPIPATRQVRDGAAALGPARGATTGLES